The DNA window CCTTGTTCTGGCTGCCCATGAACCCCCGTGGTGTGCTCTACAAAAACAGAACTAAACCAAGCCAGGTCAGTTCCCGATATCGAAAATACAGTACTGGTAATAATACTTGTTAATAGCATATTATCAGGTACCGCAGTTGGGTTATTAGGGTTTGTATCTATTTTGTCTAACACATCGTCGGTACAAGCCGATGTAAAAGCAAAGAGTGCAAGAAATATATATATGAATGCTTTTCTCATGATCTTATTATAAAGTTTTGAAGTGGATTAAAATGAACTTTGTTAGCCCCATTTTATAGGGGAGTAACAAAGTTCTGGATACACTTTATGAACTTAGAATGTAGTTTTTAAGCTTACACCATAGCTTTTGGTTTGAGGAAGAGATACATACTCTAAGCCTTGACCATTGATAGCCCCTCCTAAGTTGGTTTCAGGGTCGAACCCTGGATAATTGGTAAATAACAATAGGTTACGACCTATCACCGATAAAGACAAGGTGTTTAACTTTAGTCTCTTCAACCAAGCTGAGGGGAATTGGTAGGTAAGCGCAACCTCTCTTAATCTTACAAAACCCGCGTCAAATACGTGAGCCTCATCGATATTGCTTAATACATTTACCCAGTAAGTTTGATTACGCGCTATAGAAATGTTGTTGTTAGGCAAGTTTGTATATACAGGGTTACCACTGGCATCTACTTCTCCGTTCCAAGATACTGCATCAGGCACTACATAACTTGTAGACTCACGATCTTCAGTTTCCTCGGTTTGTCCGTATAACCTAGCCAAACGAGTGTTTCCTGAGTATGCTTGTCCACCTTTTCGCCAGTCTATCTGGGTGGTCAAAGTAAAACCTTTGAATGAGAAGCTATTAGTAATCGCCATGGTAAAATCAGGCTGAACATTACCTATTACCTTAGGGTTAGGATCAGCTATAGGCATACCATAAGTAGCATTTGTGTTGGCATCGCCTCTGCCATCTACCACTACACGTCCTTGATCATCTCTTTGATAACCCACTCCAAACAAAGATGGGTAAGTTCTTCCGGCAAAGGCACGAGAACTAGGCGTAGTAAACCCTGCCAAGAATATATTGGCTACTCCCTCTTCTAAACGAATTACGCGGTTAGAAAACGATGTAAAGTTTACCCCTAGGTTCCAACCAAAACCACCTTGTTTGGCTGGTTGGATAATTTGTGCATTTACGGCAAGTTCATGCCCTTTTGTTTCTACCTCACCAGCATTGCGTGTTTCGCTGGTAAAACCAGTAGAACCAGGAACGGGTACACTAAATATCTGGTCAGTAGTATTATTTACATAATAGCTATAATCAAGACTAATTCTGTTGTTTAAGAACTTCAATTCTGTACCTACTTCATAAGTTACTGTGTTTTGAGGTCTTAAATTTTCATTTCTGATAATATTGCTTTGGGTAAATCCAACCTGACCATTGAAAGGGTATGCAATACCATCTGTTAAGAAACCACTATTCGGATTACCTTGTATAAAAATGTTAGTAGTAGAGTATGGAGCTGTTCCTGAACCTACTTGAGCGTAATTCAAGCGAATTTTACCAAAAGTTAAAATATTTTGAGGCACTTCAAATGTTTCGGTAAATGCCCAACTTACACCTACAGATGGATAGAAAAATCTACGATTATTTCTTGCAAGATAAGATACATAGTCTTGACGACCAGAAGCAGTCAGGAACAGGGTGTTTCTCCATGATAATTCGAAGTTACTGAAGAAACCAACCACCCGCTGTGCAGTACTTATTTCAGTAGTTACTTGATTGCTGGTATTTGACATATTGCGGAAGCCGCCAATAGTAATACCTGTACCTACTACGCTCAATGACTGTGTGCGGATATCATAAAACTCGTTACCTAGCAACAAACTTGCACTGAAGTCTTTACCAAAGTTTTGGTTCAATATCAAGGTCAAATTTGAGTTTACCTGACGACTAGTAAAGGTGTAGTCTTGAATTTGTCCACCTGACGGAATAGTTGTTCTTCCACCAGTACCTCCAGAGCCAAGTTCGTATACTTCTTTGCCACCCGTAACGTAAAAATCATTCCCTAAACGATAATTTACTGTAAGCCACTTCAAGGGCTTATAGGTTAGTTGAACATTACCAAAAGCTCTACGGTTGGTCTCGTCAAATTGATTGTTTGCTAAAGACCATCTTGGGTTATCCATTGCTCCACGGTAGTGAATTTGCTTGTAAGGGTTTCCATCTTCTGCATAAGGAGTACCCCATAAATCATAAGAGCTTGGTGCCCAATAGGTAGTAAACAAGGGGTTAGATAAATTACTACCGCCCGCTACTTTATCAATCAAAAGGTCAGAGAAGTTCAGCGAAGCCTCTACTTT is part of the Microscilla marina ATCC 23134 genome and encodes:
- a CDS encoding SusC/RagA family TonB-linked outer membrane protein; translation: MKSKLLLTLFFMVGLTTYVFSQSITVSGTVKDKEGGGLPGVTILIKGTTQGTATNNDGTYTLADVPSNATLIFSFVGMQTQEIVVGAQTSIDVVLQEEGALAQVVVTAFGIKKEKKALSYAVQEVKADAITAVDNPNLSNALQGKAAGVQLRQTSGMPGASSLITVRGNSSLTGNNQPLFVVDGVPISSTSDFTPGVSGTDGSSRSLDINPNDIESVSILKGGAASALYGLRASNGVVLITTKSGKNAKKGRTNITLNTGYTWDRVTRLPKAQKTYAQGSARTFNPGTSLSWGPKISQLGDPNVNPNATGNGTTYINNVGQEVTGQAYDNVSPLFQTGGTYNLGVSASAATAKGHYAVGFGYTKQEGILPTTGMRRINGKVAGGYQLTTNLKVEASLNFSDLLIDKVAGGSNLSNPLFTTYWAPSSYDLWGTPYAEDGNPYKQIHYRGAMDNPRWSLANNQFDETNRRAFGNVQLTYKPLKWLTVNYRLGNDFYVTGGKEVYELGSGGTGGRTTIPSGGQIQDYTFTSRQVNSNLTLILNQNFGKDFSASLLLGNEFYDIRTQSLSVVGTGITIGGFRNMSNTSNQVTTEISTAQRVVGFFSNFELSWRNTLFLTASGRQDYVSYLARNNRRFFYPSVGVSWAFTETFEVPQNILTFGKIRLNYAQVGSGTAPYSTTNIFIQGNPNSGFLTDGIAYPFNGQVGFTQSNIIRNENLRPQNTVTYEVGTELKFLNNRISLDYSYYVNNTTDQIFSVPVPGSTGFTSETRNAGEVETKGHELAVNAQIIQPAKQGGFGWNLGVNFTSFSNRVIRLEEGVANIFLAGFTTPSSRAFAGRTYPSLFGVGYQRDDQGRVVVDGRGDANTNATYGMPIADPNPKVIGNVQPDFTMAITNSFSFKGFTLTTQIDWRKGGQAYSGNTRLARLYGQTEETEDRESTSYVVPDAVSWNGEVDASGNPVYTNLPNNNISIARNQTYWVNVLSNIDEAHVFDAGFVRLREVALTYQFPSAWLKRLKLNTLSLSVIGRNLLLFTNYPGFDPETNLGGAINGQGLEYVSLPQTKSYGVSLKTTF